One genomic segment of Hordeum vulgare subsp. vulgare chromosome 2H, MorexV3_pseudomolecules_assembly, whole genome shotgun sequence includes these proteins:
- the LOC123427533 gene encoding uncharacterized protein LOC123427533 gives MAGDSLAPSQTGATPNRLKRKAPASSPVASSSTSLGADEAAGEEDIEELEREVADLGRRILERRRDAAVRYTKAVATRLLGLRPPACVEIPSEAQAAAETLHVEAEQNRIEKVKTLKLKTEANIAALPKVVEQIKECVARMDKLERLNLSTHPVYERKP, from the exons ATGGCGGGGGACTCGCTCGCTCCGAGCCAAACCGGAGCAACGCCCAACCGCCTAAAGCGCAAGGCCCCTGCATCTTCccccgtcgcctcctcctccacctccttaggAGCGGACGAGGCGGCCGGCGAGGAGGACATCGAGGAGCTGGAGAGGGAGGTGGCCGATCTGGGCCGCCGAATACTCGAGCGCCGCCGTGACGCCGCCGTCCGCTACACCAAAGCTGTAGCGACGCGCCTCCTCGGCCTCCGTCCGCCCGCCTGCGTAG AAATTCCTAGTGAAGCGCAAGCTGCTGCTGAAACCTTGCACGTTGAAGCTGAACAAAATAGGATTGAAAAGGTAAAGACGTTGAAATTGAAGACAGAGGCAAATATAGCAGCTCTGCCCAAGGTAGTGGAGCAAATTAAGGAATGTGTTGCTCGCATGGACAAACTGGAGCGTTTAAATTTGAGTACACATCCTGTTTACGAAAGAAAACCGTAG
- the LOC123427532 gene encoding acyl-CoA thioesterase 2-like isoform X1 translates to MDREEGKAAASLPDLGATVANSGDDSRWCAVTEFLGQVPLLQCLPGSSIRRIAEAVQVKHYEPSDYVAREGEPVDGLCIILDGQAEVSAPANTEEANRPDYVLNKYDYFGYGTNSSVHQVNVIAVTKLSCFVLPSQYGHLLQTKTIWNAEETPESHSLMEQILHLEKLEVDIFRGFTLPEAPTFRQVFGGQLIGQALAAASKTVDCLKLVHSLHAIFLIAGDNDMPIIYQVHRERDGTSFATRKVEAKQKGLVMFTLIVSFQKEEIGFEHQAAIMPVVPPPEQLLNMEEIRERRLTDPRFPMQYRNSAAKKKFVPWPIEMRFCQDSKSQHEPSLHYWFRARGKLSDDPALHRCVVAYASDLLYSGVSLNPHRERGLKTYSLSLDHSMWFHKPVKADDWLLYVIDSPSAHGGRGFVTGRMFNRQGELIVSLTQEALIRRAKTPGQTPRPKL, encoded by the exons ATGGACCGGGAAGAAGGTAAGGCAGCGGCGAGCCTGCCGGATTTGGGAGCGACTGTGGCTAATTCTGGGGACGATTCCCGTTGGTGTGCAGTGACGGAGTTCCTGGGCCAGGTGCCCCTCCTGCAGTGCCTCCCCGGCTCCTCCATCCGCAGGATCGCCGAGGCCGTCCAGGTCAAGCACTACG AACCCAGTGATTATGTTGCTCGTGAAGGTGAACCAGTAGATGGTCTTTGCATCATACTGGATGGGCAG GCTGAAGTTTCTGCTCCTGCAAACACAGAAGAAGCAAACCGTCCAGACTATGTGTTAAATAAGTATGACTACTTTGGTTATG GGACCAATAGTTCTGTACATCAAGTAAATGTTATTGCGGTAACAAAG CTGTCCTGCTTTGTATTGCCAAGTCAATACGGACATCTGCTGCAAACAAAGACAATTTGGAATGCAGAAGAAACACCTGAAAGCCATTCATTGATGGAACAAATTTTACATCTGGAGAAATTAGAG GTTGATatctttcgtggatttactttgccAGAAGCTCCAACTTTTAGGCAAGTTTTTGGAGGACAATTGATTGGGCAG GCACTAGCAGCAGCATCCAAGACTGTTGATTGCTTGAAACTTGTGCATAGTCTGCATGCAATTTTTCTAATAGCAGGAGATAATGATA TGCCAATAATATATCAAGTACATCGGGAGCGTGATGGAACCAGCTTTGCCACCAGAAAAGTGGAGGCAAAGCAGAAAGGCCTTGTTATGTTCACTTTAATTGTTTCTTTCCAG AAGGAAGAAATAGGGTTCGAGCATCAGGCTGCAATCATGCCCGTTGTTCCTCCTCCAGAACAG CTGTTGAATATGGAGGAGATACGAGAAAGAAGACTCACTGATCCACGATTTCCGAT GCAATATAGGAACTCGGCTGCCAAGAAAAAGTTTGTACCTTGGCCCATTGAAATGAGGTTCTGCCAAGATTCTAAATCTCAACATGAACCAAG CCTGCATTATTGGTTTAGAGCTAGAGGAAAACTTTCAGATGATCCAGCTCTGCATAG ATGCGTCGTAGCATATGCTTCAGATCTACTATATTCGGGCGTCAGCCTAAATCCACACCGGGAGAGGGGTTTGAAGACATACTCTCTCAGTCTTGATCACTC GATGTGGTTCCACAAGCCTGTCaaagctgatgactggttgttatATGTG ATCGACAGCCCATCCGCACACGGTGGTAGGGGATTCGTCACCGGACGTATGTTCAACCGGCAAGGAGAG CTCATCGTGTCGCTGACCCAAGAGGCGTTGATTAGGAGAGCCAAGACACCTGGGCAAACCCCAAGGCCGAAGCTTTGA
- the LOC123427532 gene encoding acyl-CoA thioesterase 2-like isoform X2: MDREEVTEFLGQVPLLQCLPGSSIRRIAEAVQVKHYEPSDYVAREGEPVDGLCIILDGQAEVSAPANTEEANRPDYVLNKYDYFGYGTNSSVHQVNVIAVTKLSCFVLPSQYGHLLQTKTIWNAEETPESHSLMEQILHLEKLEVDIFRGFTLPEAPTFRQVFGGQLIGQALAAASKTVDCLKLVHSLHAIFLIAGDNDMPIIYQVHRERDGTSFATRKVEAKQKGLVMFTLIVSFQKEEIGFEHQAAIMPVVPPPEQLLNMEEIRERRLTDPRFPMQYRNSAAKKKFVPWPIEMRFCQDSKSQHEPSLHYWFRARGKLSDDPALHRCVVAYASDLLYSGVSLNPHRERGLKTYSLSLDHSMWFHKPVKADDWLLYVIDSPSAHGGRGFVTGRMFNRQGELIVSLTQEALIRRAKTPGQTPRPKL, encoded by the exons ATGGACCGGGAAGAAG TGACGGAGTTCCTGGGCCAGGTGCCCCTCCTGCAGTGCCTCCCCGGCTCCTCCATCCGCAGGATCGCCGAGGCCGTCCAGGTCAAGCACTACG AACCCAGTGATTATGTTGCTCGTGAAGGTGAACCAGTAGATGGTCTTTGCATCATACTGGATGGGCAG GCTGAAGTTTCTGCTCCTGCAAACACAGAAGAAGCAAACCGTCCAGACTATGTGTTAAATAAGTATGACTACTTTGGTTATG GGACCAATAGTTCTGTACATCAAGTAAATGTTATTGCGGTAACAAAG CTGTCCTGCTTTGTATTGCCAAGTCAATACGGACATCTGCTGCAAACAAAGACAATTTGGAATGCAGAAGAAACACCTGAAAGCCATTCATTGATGGAACAAATTTTACATCTGGAGAAATTAGAG GTTGATatctttcgtggatttactttgccAGAAGCTCCAACTTTTAGGCAAGTTTTTGGAGGACAATTGATTGGGCAG GCACTAGCAGCAGCATCCAAGACTGTTGATTGCTTGAAACTTGTGCATAGTCTGCATGCAATTTTTCTAATAGCAGGAGATAATGATA TGCCAATAATATATCAAGTACATCGGGAGCGTGATGGAACCAGCTTTGCCACCAGAAAAGTGGAGGCAAAGCAGAAAGGCCTTGTTATGTTCACTTTAATTGTTTCTTTCCAG AAGGAAGAAATAGGGTTCGAGCATCAGGCTGCAATCATGCCCGTTGTTCCTCCTCCAGAACAG CTGTTGAATATGGAGGAGATACGAGAAAGAAGACTCACTGATCCACGATTTCCGAT GCAATATAGGAACTCGGCTGCCAAGAAAAAGTTTGTACCTTGGCCCATTGAAATGAGGTTCTGCCAAGATTCTAAATCTCAACATGAACCAAG CCTGCATTATTGGTTTAGAGCTAGAGGAAAACTTTCAGATGATCCAGCTCTGCATAG ATGCGTCGTAGCATATGCTTCAGATCTACTATATTCGGGCGTCAGCCTAAATCCACACCGGGAGAGGGGTTTGAAGACATACTCTCTCAGTCTTGATCACTC GATGTGGTTCCACAAGCCTGTCaaagctgatgactggttgttatATGTG ATCGACAGCCCATCCGCACACGGTGGTAGGGGATTCGTCACCGGACGTATGTTCAACCGGCAAGGAGAG CTCATCGTGTCGCTGACCCAAGAGGCGTTGATTAGGAGAGCCAAGACACCTGGGCAAACCCCAAGGCCGAAGCTTTGA